A genomic segment from Ignavibacteriales bacterium encodes:
- a CDS encoding carbamoyltransferase, protein MYILGISAFYHDSAACLVKDGEILSAAQEERFTRKKHDHNFPAKAIEFCLKDAGITADQLELVTFYDKPFLKFERLLETYLAYAPVGIRSFIKAMPLWIKEKLWMKEIIKDKLGYTGKIIFPEHHESHAASAFYPSPYNKSAILTMDGVGEWTTTSYGIGDGNDIQLLADIKFPHSLGLLYSALTYYTGFKVNSGEYKVMGLAPYGEPQYKQLIYDNLLDVKEDGSFRMNMEYFNYCQGLTMTNEKFNKLFGGPPRRPETNLTQKEMDIARSLQEVTEEVVLKLGNHVYKETGLKNLCLAGGVALNCVANGRLLREGPFDNIWIQPAAGDAGGALGAALIGWYKYHNKPRTADEKNDTQKGSYLGPQFDEKAINNFIRSKNIIASKCSEEELINKVAELISSEKVIGWFDGKMEFGPRALGSRTIIGDARSPQMQATMNLKIKFREGFRPFAPSVICEKVSEYFETEKASPYMLLVADVKKTRRISMTDDEQKKWGIEKLNVVRSDIPAITHVDYSARLQTVHKETNPRYHKLISKFEEKTDYAVIINTSFNVRGEPIVCTPKDAYKCFMRTDMDYLVLGNYILSKEDQKPLENDSDWKKEFALD, encoded by the coding sequence ATGTATATCCTAGGAATATCGGCATTTTATCATGATAGTGCGGCTTGTCTTGTAAAAGATGGTGAGATTCTCTCAGCAGCGCAGGAAGAAAGATTTACTCGTAAAAAACATGATCACAACTTTCCAGCAAAAGCAATTGAGTTTTGTTTAAAAGATGCTGGTATTACTGCTGATCAACTTGAGCTTGTTACGTTTTATGATAAACCATTTTTAAAGTTTGAACGACTACTTGAAACTTATCTTGCATACGCTCCGGTTGGAATTAGATCTTTTATTAAAGCAATGCCTTTATGGATAAAGGAAAAGCTTTGGATGAAAGAGATTATAAAAGATAAACTCGGGTACACTGGTAAAATAATATTTCCTGAACACCACGAGTCTCACGCTGCATCTGCGTTTTATCCTTCACCATATAACAAATCCGCAATACTAACAATGGATGGAGTAGGTGAGTGGACAACAACTTCTTATGGAATTGGAGACGGAAATGATATTCAACTTCTTGCTGATATAAAATTTCCGCATTCTCTAGGATTACTCTACTCAGCATTAACATATTATACAGGCTTCAAAGTAAATTCCGGCGAATATAAAGTTATGGGGTTAGCTCCATACGGAGAACCACAATACAAACAACTTATTTATGATAATTTACTTGATGTAAAGGAAGATGGTTCGTTCCGAATGAATATGGAGTACTTTAATTATTGCCAAGGACTAACCATGACTAACGAAAAGTTCAATAAACTTTTTGGTGGTCCGCCAAGAAGACCTGAAACCAATCTTACTCAAAAGGAAATGGATATTGCAAGATCCTTGCAGGAAGTAACGGAAGAGGTTGTGCTTAAACTTGGCAATCATGTGTACAAAGAAACAGGATTAAAAAATCTTTGCCTTGCAGGGGGAGTTGCGCTTAACTGTGTTGCAAACGGGAGATTACTTCGTGAAGGGCCATTTGATAATATTTGGATACAACCTGCAGCTGGAGACGCAGGCGGAGCACTTGGTGCCGCTTTGATTGGCTGGTATAAATATCATAATAAACCTCGAACTGCTGATGAAAAAAATGATACACAAAAAGGATCATATTTGGGACCTCAGTTTGATGAAAAAGCAATAAATAATTTTATTAGATCGAAAAATATAATTGCATCAAAATGTTCTGAAGAAGAACTGATAAATAAAGTAGCAGAATTAATTTCTTCTGAAAAAGTAATCGGTTGGTTTGATGGTAAAATGGAGTTTGGTCCGCGTGCGCTTGGGTCCCGTACAATTATTGGTGATGCCCGTTCTCCCCAAATGCAAGCAACAATGAATCTTAAAATTAAATTTAGAGAAGGATTTCGGCCATTTGCACCTTCAGTAATTTGCGAAAAAGTTAGCGAGTATTTTGAGACAGAAAAAGCTAGTCCATATATGCTGCTTGTTGCTGATGTAAAAAAAACACGAAGAATTTCGATGACCGATGATGAACAAAAAAAATGGGGAATAGAAAAACTTAATGTTGTTCGGTCTGATATTCCAGCTATCACTCATGTAGATTATTCTGCAAGACTTCAAACAGTTCATAAGGAAACAAATCCACGGTATCATAAACTTATTTCAAAATTTGAAGAAAAAACAGATTACGCAGTCATTATCAATACATCTTTTAATGTAAGAGGCGAACCAATTGTTTGCACTCCAAAAGATGCGTATAAATGTTTTATGCGAACTGATATGGATTATCTTGTTCTTGGCAATTATATTTTAAGTAAAGAAGATCAAAAACCTTTAGAAAATGACAGTGATTGGAAAAAAGAATTTGCACTGGATTAA
- a CDS encoding peptidylprolyl isomerase yields the protein MIKISKFILFIILITSVIRAQGFKDNTVARVGNISISDKEFLERYEMTPGINRHRKSTVESQKIEFLFSLIAEKLWSLEALSRKMDTTEVIKFASNAFEKMFVRDALFKKEIQDKIVITESEIAEGLRRNSSKLYVRFLFSYDNEEINNLHKLLQNGIPFDSILVESPEYDEQITPTEIVFGQMDESVEETLFNLKINEYTKPILTPDGWYIFYLVNKSEEILAGSNAREDAIKNVKKTLEARKLIEQQKIFYAEFFEDKKVDVNPELFETLAKNISSLFEYKKKNFFINNGDLINLEPADVLKMEEVFGEILLSKPFILLDENPTTFKEYLRILIFDGYNATDYKINFIRASLDDRIRSDIEKEFLYREGLKKGYADLPEVKSDVEMWRRNYLFQKLKDEFRDSVTVSNDEVYNYYLKNNQSESYPMLVNIIEILTDSVETADIIFNDLKNGIDFKTLSQKYNKREWTKKNNGEFGLFSISQHGEIGRIAATMNVGDVYGPLKLTEGFSIFKLIDKQEEKIVPSKPFEKFKLQYKQELTDQKLYKKITDFTYSLAVKYGVNLNLDFLEQIKVTSMPSFGMRFLGFGGKMTAVPIIAPNVDWAEQWINNQQQPQVIP from the coding sequence ATGATCAAAATATCAAAGTTTATTCTCTTTATAATTTTAATAACCTCTGTAATACGAGCTCAAGGTTTTAAAGATAACACCGTTGCAAGGGTTGGAAATATTTCAATTTCCGATAAAGAATTTCTTGAGAGATATGAAATGACTCCCGGAATTAATCGTCATAGAAAAAGCACTGTTGAATCACAAAAAATAGAATTTCTATTTTCACTAATCGCAGAAAAACTTTGGTCGCTTGAAGCCTTATCAAGAAAAATGGATACAACCGAAGTTATAAAGTTTGCATCAAATGCATTTGAAAAAATGTTTGTAAGAGATGCACTGTTTAAAAAAGAAATTCAAGACAAAATTGTTATTACAGAAAGTGAAATAGCAGAAGGGTTAAGAAGAAACTCATCAAAACTATATGTTAGGTTCCTTTTTTCGTATGATAATGAAGAAATAAATAATCTACATAAACTTCTTCAGAACGGCATCCCATTTGATTCAATACTTGTTGAAAGCCCAGAGTATGATGAACAAATAACACCGACAGAAATTGTATTTGGACAAATGGATGAAAGTGTTGAAGAAACATTATTTAATCTTAAAATAAATGAATATACTAAACCAATTTTAACTCCTGATGGATGGTATATATTTTATCTCGTTAATAAATCAGAAGAGATTTTAGCCGGTTCAAATGCCAGAGAAGATGCAATTAAAAATGTAAAAAAAACACTTGAAGCCAGAAAGCTTATTGAACAACAGAAAATATTTTATGCAGAGTTTTTTGAAGACAAAAAAGTAGATGTTAATCCTGAACTTTTTGAAACTTTAGCAAAAAACATCTCATCACTGTTTGAGTATAAAAAGAAAAACTTTTTTATTAATAATGGTGATCTTATAAATCTTGAACCTGCTGATGTGCTTAAAATGGAAGAAGTATTTGGGGAGATATTATTAAGTAAACCATTTATTCTTCTTGATGAAAACCCAACTACTTTTAAAGAATATTTACGTATACTTATTTTTGATGGGTATAATGCAACTGATTACAAAATAAATTTTATTAGAGCATCTTTGGATGATAGAATCCGAAGTGATATTGAAAAAGAATTTTTATATCGTGAAGGTTTAAAGAAAGGTTATGCTGATCTTCCTGAAGTAAAAAGCGATGTCGAAATGTGGAGGCGAAATTATCTTTTTCAAAAATTGAAAGATGAATTTCGAGATTCGGTAACTGTGTCAAATGATGAGGTTTATAATTATTATCTTAAAAATAATCAGTCTGAATCATATCCAATGCTTGTAAATATTATTGAAATATTAACAGATAGCGTTGAAACAGCTGATATAATTTTCAATGATTTAAAAAATGGAATTGATTTCAAAACACTCTCACAAAAATATAACAAGCGTGAATGGACAAAGAAAAATAATGGAGAGTTTGGCTTGTTCTCAATTAGTCAGCATGGAGAAATTGGTAGAATAGCTGCAACTATGAACGTGGGTGATGTTTATGGACCTTTAAAATTAACCGAGGGTTTTTCTATTTTTAAGCTGATTGATAAGCAAGAAGAAAAAATTGTTCCCTCTAAGCCATTTGAAAAATTTAAACTTCAATACAAGCAAGAATTAACAGATCAAAAACTCTACAAGAAAATAACTGATTTTACCTATAGTCTTGCAGTTAAGTATGGAGTAAATCTTAATCTAGATTTTCTTGAACAAATAAAAGTTACTTCGATGCCAAGTTTTGGAATGAGATTTTTAGGCTTTGGTGGAAAGATGACAGCGGTACCAATCATTGCTCCAAATGTGGATTGGGCCGAACAGTGGATTAATAATCAGCAACAACCTCAGGTGATTCCGTAA
- a CDS encoding tetratricopeptide repeat protein: MSKDKNKSNQKVSNQILEGKKIQKKSPFWFYIVLISIPFVFVILLEILLRYFNYGYDFKYFTQASEYYPNKYFANPDLPRKYFFNIKATPSVVPDGFDIEKKSNAFRIFVLGESSAAGWPYVPNVSFPRHIKRKLELLYPDNSIEVINLGISAINSYTLRDFAFGVAEMQPDLVLIYTGHNEYYGALGVGSSVNIGYSRNLVNLYLYLRNFRTTQFLQNIISGAIGIFKSSDSKSNENKETLMSRMIGESLIPYNSDMFNNGIDQFKGNMDDILRLFSEKNIPVVIGNLTFNAKDQKPFVSVKSEKNLSAHNVYLNAQNEYENGNFTKAKELFLQAKELDALRFRAPQKINEAIYSLAKKHNLSVVNVDSVFQSNSPNGIVGSNLMVDHLHPTFAGYRILGDAYFEKMQALNFLPTGNRSSITENKVDSILKVNFPFTRLDSTVAEMKVIQLTGAYPFVPKGTKNYKMLNFKPKDIVDTVAIQLINSEIPWESAHAILSDYYFRKGDYANCIKEIAVIIAERPYYDIPYKDLISKLVDGGKLDEAMEFLVPLYKLKPDYFATKWLGQVLLKQNKYKEALNYLQQAVRFKEVDSQTYYNLGGAYFLNKQNDEALAALQKSINLNPQNKLAVNFYNQLSALDKKK, encoded by the coding sequence ATGAGCAAAGATAAAAATAAATCAAATCAGAAGGTCAGCAATCAAATCTTAGAAGGGAAAAAGATCCAAAAGAAATCACCATTTTGGTTTTACATAGTTCTGATTTCAATTCCATTTGTATTTGTTATTCTACTTGAGATTTTGCTTAGATATTTTAATTATGGTTACGACTTCAAATATTTTACACAAGCATCAGAATATTACCCTAATAAATACTTTGCCAATCCCGACTTACCGCGAAAATATTTTTTCAATATTAAAGCTACGCCGTCTGTTGTGCCTGATGGATTTGATATTGAAAAGAAAAGCAATGCGTTTAGAATTTTTGTTTTGGGCGAAAGCAGTGCTGCTGGTTGGCCCTATGTTCCCAACGTTTCATTTCCGCGACACATAAAAAGAAAACTTGAATTGTTATATCCAGATAACTCAATCGAAGTAATCAATCTTGGCATTTCAGCCATTAATTCTTATACTTTAAGAGATTTTGCTTTTGGTGTAGCAGAAATGCAACCTGATTTGGTGCTTATTTATACAGGCCATAACGAGTATTACGGCGCGCTTGGTGTTGGATCTTCTGTTAATATTGGATACTCCAGAAATTTGGTAAATCTTTATCTGTATCTAAGAAATTTTAGAACCACACAATTTTTGCAGAATATTATTTCGGGAGCTATAGGAATATTTAAATCTTCCGATTCAAAAAGTAATGAGAACAAAGAAACTTTAATGAGTAGAATGATCGGCGAATCTCTTATTCCTTATAATTCTGATATGTTCAACAATGGTATCGATCAGTTTAAAGGTAATATGGATGATATACTTAGATTGTTTAGTGAAAAAAATATTCCGGTAGTTATCGGAAATCTTACCTTTAATGCAAAAGATCAAAAACCTTTTGTTTCTGTTAAAAGCGAGAAAAATCTTTCTGCGCATAATGTTTATTTAAATGCACAAAATGAGTATGAAAACGGAAATTTTACAAAAGCTAAAGAATTGTTTTTACAGGCAAAAGAACTTGATGCACTTAGATTTAGAGCACCGCAAAAAATAAATGAAGCAATTTACAGTCTTGCGAAAAAACACAATCTATCTGTGGTAAATGTTGATTCCGTTTTTCAATCTAACAGTCCAAATGGAATTGTTGGATCAAATTTAATGGTAGATCATTTGCATCCTACTTTTGCAGGATATAGAATTTTAGGTGATGCATATTTTGAAAAAATGCAAGCGCTTAACTTTTTACCAACCGGTAATCGATCTTCAATAACCGAAAACAAAGTTGATAGCATTTTAAAAGTGAATTTTCCATTTACAAGACTTGATTCCACTGTTGCAGAAATGAAGGTAATACAGTTAACAGGTGCTTATCCATTTGTTCCCAAAGGCACTAAAAATTATAAGATGCTAAACTTTAAGCCAAAAGATATTGTGGATACGGTAGCTATTCAGCTTATAAATTCCGAAATACCATGGGAATCTGCACACGCTATATTATCTGATTATTATTTTAGAAAAGGTGATTACGCTAACTGTATAAAGGAAATCGCTGTTATTATTGCCGAAAGACCTTACTATGATATTCCTTATAAAGATTTAATTTCAAAATTGGTTGATGGCGGAAAACTGGATGAAGCGATGGAATTTCTAGTGCCATTATACAAGCTTAAACCGGATTATTTTGCAACCAAGTGGTTAGGACAAGTTTTACTTAAACAAAACAAATACAAAGAAGCGCTAAATTATCTGCAGCAAGCTGTTAGATTTAAAGAAGTAGATTCTCAGACATATTATAATCTTGGCGGTGCTTACTTTTTGAACAAACAAAATGATGAAGCACTTGCAGCTTTACAAAAAAGCATAAATTTAAATCCACAAAACAAGTTAGCTGTAAATTTTTACAATCAGCTTTCTGCATTAGATAAAAAAAAGTAA
- a CDS encoding T9SS type A sorting domain-containing protein produces the protein MGNMLGGCWCVDDTLTGDMVLLTHISDNNWRFEKDVPAGTNSGIYEYKFAVMYAGADTVNGGIEPLNNEFADSLSHNFILTDIPTITIYNLFGDPTPVGVESIEDLLSSDFQLEQNYPNPFNPTTKIRYSIPEYSFVKLKVFNLLGEEIETLVNIEQSAGVYEATFDASSLSSGIYFYTLSTKNSTITKKMLLVR, from the coding sequence ATGGGAAATATGTTGGGCGGTTGCTGGTGTGTGGATGATACATTGACTGGAGATATGGTATTATTAACTCATATTAGTGATAATAATTGGAGGTTTGAAAAGGATGTTCCTGCAGGTACAAACTCCGGTATTTATGAATACAAATTTGCAGTTATGTATGCAGGTGCTGATACTGTAAATGGCGGAATTGAGCCTTTGAATAATGAGTTTGCTGATAGTCTATCGCATAACTTTATTTTAACGGATATACCAACAATCACAATATATAATTTATTTGGTGATCCAACCCCCGTTGGTGTAGAAAGTATTGAAGATTTATTATCATCTGATTTTCAATTAGAGCAAAACTATCCAAATCCATTTAATCCTACTACTAAAATTAGATACAGCATACCCGAATACAGTTTTGTTAAATTAAAAGTATTTAATCTATTGGGTGAAGAGATAGAAACACTTGTAAATATAGAACAATCCGCTGGAGTATATGAAGCAACATTTGATGCTTCTAGTCTTTCAAGTGGAATTTATTTTTATACACTAAGTACAAAAAATTCAACTATTACAAAAAAGATGCTGCTCGTTAGATGA
- a CDS encoding T9SS type A sorting domain-containing protein, with protein sequence MTGAINWYNGEPIPVDSIDYVVVLGSVPWLGNSWATHCWCPDDTVNGLLKVLTHTSGNIWSYDTTLPVGINLGPFEFRFGAMYPGADTVNGGVAYLNNEFPFGVNHFNVLLNHPISVSNNWFGYPVPPLNVEQISNLIPDRFILEQNYPNPFNPSTKIRYSIPENSFITLKVFNLLGEEIETLFNGEQSAGVYEATFDASKLSSGIYFYTLSTKNSVITKKMILVR encoded by the coding sequence ATGACAGGTGCAATTAATTGGTATAATGGCGAACCGATTCCGGTCGATTCAATCGATTATGTCGTTGTATTAGGTTCGGTACCTTGGTTGGGAAATTCTTGGGCTACACATTGCTGGTGTCCGGATGATACAGTTAATGGTTTATTGAAAGTATTAACTCACACTTCCGGAAACATCTGGTCTTATGATACAACACTTCCTGTTGGAATAAATCTAGGACCTTTTGAATTTCGGTTTGGGGCAATGTACCCCGGTGCTGATACAGTAAATGGTGGAGTTGCATATCTTAATAATGAATTCCCTTTTGGAGTTAATCATTTTAATGTTTTATTAAATCATCCAATATCGGTTTCAAATAATTGGTTCGGATATCCAGTCCCGCCTCTTAATGTTGAACAAATAAGTAATTTAATACCCGATCGATTTATTTTAGAACAAAACTATCCAAACCCATTTAATCCATCTACAAAAATTAGATACAGCATTCCTGAGAATAGTTTTATTACATTAAAAGTATTTAATCTATTGGGAGAAGAAATAGAAACGTTATTTAATGGAGAGCAATCCGCAGGAGTATATGAAGCAACATTTGATGCTTCTAAACTTTCAAGCGGAATTTATTTTTATACACTAAGTACTAAGAATTCTGTTATAACTAAAAAAATGATTTTGGTTAGATAA
- a CDS encoding PorV/PorQ family protein, protein MKKILLLIVFGLSVNFFPQTKVGTTVGNFLTIPVGPRATGMGGAFTAVANDATTAFWNAAGLSRLSRNEFSASTAEWLVGSRLNWVGIGFKFDDDNAIGISINQLDYGEEEITTPQQQNGTGQYWSASDIAIGLSYSRNLTDRFSIGGTVKYISQKIYDVSATGFGVDVGLLFYTQLEGLRLGMNITNFGTEMQLDGKSLLQPIDIDPANTGNNSNISGQLLTESWSLPLTFTVGLAYDAYQDEDWLLTLAGDALIPNNQSTYGNVGLELTWGNLISVRGGYNSLFKEAAEEGLTAGVGLQYDFGGFFAKFDYSYADFGIFDPISRFSLSVGL, encoded by the coding sequence ATGAAAAAAATATTATTATTAATTGTTTTTGGTTTATCGGTAAACTTTTTTCCGCAAACCAAAGTTGGTACAACCGTTGGAAATTTTCTAACAATTCCGGTCGGACCCCGTGCAACCGGAATGGGTGGTGCTTTTACCGCTGTTGCTAATGATGCAACAACTGCCTTCTGGAATGCCGCAGGTTTATCACGACTTTCCAGAAACGAGTTTAGCGCATCAACTGCAGAATGGCTTGTTGGCTCAAGACTTAACTGGGTTGGTATTGGATTTAAATTTGATGATGACAATGCAATTGGTATAAGCATAAATCAGTTAGATTACGGCGAAGAAGAAATTACAACACCCCAACAGCAAAACGGTACAGGACAGTATTGGTCTGCATCTGATATTGCAATTGGACTTTCTTATTCAAGAAATCTTACTGATAGATTTTCTATCGGTGGAACAGTAAAGTATATTTCTCAAAAAATATATGATGTTTCTGCAACAGGTTTTGGAGTTGATGTTGGACTTTTGTTTTATACCCAGCTTGAAGGGTTACGATTGGGTATGAATATCACCAACTTTGGAACTGAAATGCAGCTTGATGGAAAATCATTGTTGCAACCGATTGATATTGATCCTGCTAACACTGGCAACAACTCAAATATATCCGGACAGTTGTTAACAGAATCATGGTCTTTGCCGCTTACATTTACAGTTGGTTTAGCTTATGATGCTTATCAGGATGAAGACTGGCTTTTAACTTTAGCCGGTGATGCACTTATCCCGAATAATCAATCCACTTATGGTAATGTTGGATTAGAACTTACATGGGGAAATTTAATATCCGTACGAGGCGGTTATAACTCATTATTTAAAGAAGCAGCAGAAGAAGGTTTAACAGCCGGTGTTGGTTTACAATATGATTTTGGCGGATTTTTTGCAAAGTTTGATTATAGTTATGCTGATTTTGGAATCTTTGATCCGATATCAAGATTTTCTTTATCCGTAGGTCTTTAA